A single region of the Lysinibacillus sp. B2A1 genome encodes:
- a CDS encoding low specificity L-threonine aldolase: protein MIRFENDYAEGAHVHILKRILETNEEQSPGYGMDDHCEKARAYIKKECGIDNADVHFLVGGTQANTTVIASILRPHQGVVAATTGHIAVHESGAIEATGHKVLTVPSEDGKIQATQVKELFDAHWTDAAYEHMVQPSLVYISHPTENGTTYSKKDLEELSKVCRECGIPLFMDGARLGYGLVSKDNDLSLADIASLCDVFYIGGTKIGALFGEAVIIINEELKRDFRYLIKQKGGLLAKGRLLGIQFETLFENGLYFEISSHAVALAMRIREAFVENGFSLRYDSKTNQQFPIIANDLLAKLSEKYAFSMWEKVDANNSVVRFCTSWATKKENVEMLIEDIKQLKFNG from the coding sequence ATGATACGTTTTGAAAATGATTACGCAGAAGGAGCCCATGTACATATACTAAAAAGAATCTTGGAAACGAATGAAGAACAGTCCCCTGGATATGGAATGGATGACCATTGTGAAAAGGCAAGAGCCTATATAAAAAAAGAGTGTGGTATAGATAATGCAGATGTCCATTTTTTAGTTGGGGGAACACAGGCAAATACTACAGTCATTGCTTCTATTTTGCGTCCACATCAAGGTGTTGTTGCCGCGACAACCGGTCATATAGCTGTTCATGAATCAGGGGCAATTGAAGCAACGGGCCATAAAGTGCTGACCGTTCCGAGTGAAGATGGAAAAATTCAAGCAACACAGGTAAAAGAATTATTTGATGCTCATTGGACCGATGCTGCATATGAGCATATGGTGCAGCCATCCTTAGTTTATATTTCTCATCCTACAGAAAATGGAACGACATATAGTAAAAAGGACTTGGAAGAATTGAGTAAAGTTTGCCGTGAATGTGGTATACCGTTATTTATGGATGGTGCAAGATTAGGATATGGATTGGTTTCCAAGGATAACGATTTATCCCTAGCAGATATTGCAAGTCTTTGTGATGTGTTTTATATTGGCGGTACCAAAATAGGCGCATTATTTGGAGAAGCGGTCATTATCATAAATGAGGAATTGAAAAGGGATTTTCGATACTTAATCAAACAAAAAGGTGGATTATTGGCTAAAGGGAGATTATTGGGAATTCAGTTTGAAACATTATTTGAAAATGGTTTATACTTTGAAATTTCTAGTCATGCTGTAGCACTAGCAATGAGGATTCGAGAAGCATTTGTTGAAAATGGTTTTTCCCTACGATATGATTCTAAAACAAATCAACAATTTCCAATTATAGCGAATGATTTACTTGCCAAATTAAGTGAAAAGTATGCCTTTTCAATGTGGGAAAAGGTCGATGCTAATAATAGTGTAGTGAGATTCTGTACGAGCTGGGCAACAAAAAAAGAAAATGTTGAGATGCTGATTGAGGATATAAAACAGCTGAAATTCAACGGTTAA
- a CDS encoding virion core protein (lumpy skin disease virus), with protein MGLLKAGVGALVGVLEDQWREYFYCDSLSSDVLVEKGVKRTSKRGSNKGNDNIISNGSIIAINEGQCMMIVEQGKVVEFSAESGEYVYDTSTEPSIMYGSDLSQGIMETFKQIGKRFTFGGEPAKDQRVYYFNKKEIVGNKYGTPAPIPFRVIDRNIGLDIDIAIRCHGEYSYKIVNPLLFYTNVCGNVEREYTRDAIDSQLKTELMTALQPAFAHISASGVRYSEIPAHTVVLADALNKVLSEKWLATRGLAVVSFGISSLKASEEDEAMIKQLQRNAVMRDPGMAAAHLTGAQAEAMIAAANNEGGAMSGFMGMNMAAQAGGVNAGQLYQMNEQNKQAQMAQAATQGQAGVWTCACGHENTGKFCSNCGEAKPQEQGWTCACGTVNKGKFCSECGAKKPSGALQYTCDKCGWEPENPANPPKFCPECGDAFDENDIK; from the coding sequence ATGGGATTGTTAAAAGCTGGAGTTGGTGCATTAGTAGGCGTTCTGGAAGATCAATGGCGTGAGTACTTTTACTGTGATTCTCTTTCATCAGATGTACTGGTTGAAAAGGGTGTAAAGCGTACCTCCAAACGTGGATCTAATAAGGGCAATGACAATATCATTAGCAATGGTTCTATTATTGCCATTAATGAAGGACAATGTATGATGATCGTTGAACAAGGGAAAGTTGTAGAGTTTTCTGCAGAGTCTGGTGAGTATGTGTATGATACATCAACTGAACCATCCATTATGTACGGCAGTGATTTATCTCAAGGCATTATGGAAACCTTTAAGCAGATCGGTAAGAGATTTACATTTGGTGGTGAACCTGCAAAGGATCAACGTGTGTACTACTTTAATAAAAAGGAAATCGTAGGTAATAAATACGGGACACCTGCACCGATTCCATTTCGTGTAATTGATCGTAATATCGGCTTGGATATTGATATTGCCATTCGTTGTCATGGTGAATATTCTTATAAAATTGTCAATCCATTACTGTTCTATACAAATGTTTGTGGTAACGTTGAACGTGAATACACAAGAGATGCCATTGATAGTCAACTAAAAACGGAGCTAATGACTGCCTTACAACCTGCTTTTGCACATATTTCTGCAAGTGGAGTACGCTATAGTGAAATTCCTGCTCATACGGTAGTACTAGCAGATGCACTTAATAAAGTATTATCAGAAAAGTGGCTTGCAACTCGTGGATTAGCTGTTGTTTCATTTGGTATTAGCTCTTTAAAAGCATCTGAGGAAGATGAAGCGATGATTAAGCAATTGCAACGAAATGCAGTGATGCGTGATCCAGGTATGGCTGCGGCACATTTAACGGGTGCTCAGGCGGAAGCCATGATTGCAGCTGCTAATAATGAGGGTGGCGCAATGTCCGGCTTTATGGGTATGAATATGGCAGCCCAAGCTGGTGGGGTTAACGCTGGTCAGCTTTATCAAATGAATGAGCAAAATAAGCAAGCTCAAATGGCACAAGCTGCTACACAAGGCCAAGCGGGGGTATGGACATGTGCATGTGGTCATGAGAATACTGGGAAGTTTTGTTCGAATTGTGGGGAAGCAAAGCCGCAAGAACAGGGTTGGACATGTGCTTGTGGAACTGTCAACAAAGGCAAATTCTGTAGTGAGTGTGGGGCCAAAAAACCTTCAGGTGCTTTACAATATACTTGTGATAAATGTGGCTGGGAGCCGGAGAATCCTGCAAATCCCCCAAAATTCTGTCCTGAGTGTGGAGATGCTTTTGATGAAAATGACATTAAGTAA
- a CDS encoding polyketide cyclase has product MTPEQIVKKFFEEVRSGKNPDHAIELMADQVLAHQVISEEELTVIRTPKDYADHVKEMVEAYGDFSLEIQEFLIQGNKVYVRWKQVGTHVGEVDGYQPTGLPVIEKASAVYRVEDEKIAEYWIQIDRAGMENQLNRNKSN; this is encoded by the coding sequence ATGACACCAGAGCAAATTGTTAAGAAATTTTTTGAAGAAGTACGTTCAGGGAAAAATCCAGATCACGCAATTGAATTAATGGCAGACCAAGTGTTGGCACACCAAGTTATTTCTGAAGAGGAATTAACGGTTATAAGAACGCCGAAAGATTATGCAGACCATGTAAAAGAAATGGTAGAAGCATATGGCGATTTTTCATTAGAAATCCAAGAGTTCTTGATACAAGGTAATAAAGTTTATGTACGCTGGAAACAAGTTGGTACGCATGTTGGAGAAGTTGATGGATATCAGCCGACAGGTCTTCCAGTTATTGAAAAAGCAAGCGCAGTATATAGAGTTGAAGATGAAAAAATAGCAGAATATTGGATACAAATTGATCGTGCTGGTATGGAAAACCAACTAAACCGTAATAAAAGTAATTAA
- a CDS encoding enamine deaminase RidA, with product MKSKLVRKNPIQVPNPVGKYSHVTIIPKDATMYAFSGQIGVGHDDQLPKTIREQITNTLKNIEIILASEEMDATHVVKANIWATEAIDWDYFDYIWDTMFGDSYPSMTIAYVSELGLPDIKIEIDIWAAK from the coding sequence ATGAAATCAAAATTAGTTCGAAAAAATCCAATACAGGTGCCAAACCCTGTTGGAAAATATAGTCATGTAACAATCATTCCAAAAGATGCAACAATGTATGCATTTTCTGGACAAATTGGTGTAGGACACGATGATCAATTGCCGAAAACTATACGTGAGCAAATTACAAATACTCTAAAAAATATTGAAATTATTTTAGCGTCGGAGGAAATGGATGCCACACATGTTGTGAAGGCTAACATTTGGGCGACAGAGGCAATAGATTGGGATTATTTCGATTATATATGGGATACAATGTTTGGTGACTCTTATCCCTCAATGACCATTGCCTACGTGTCAGAACTAGGTTTACCAGATATTAAAATAGAAATTGATATATGGGCTGCAAAATAA
- a CDS encoding Ger(x)C family spore germination protein, producing the protein MNKRSLSNLSLLVMTTLLLSGCWDVTEPQRMYYINAIGVDFKDNQYEVYMQMLNLDALAKSEQPNPDVAPAEVGVAKGRTIEEAIYNLYRASDQQIFWGHMRYLIFSENALKNERSIPVMDTFIRFRETRYQIWVYCTNDPIKDILLITPILKGTFTSSKLSNPTNTFEQESFILPQNLREIMIALNEPNHEVSLPYVTVKKDWETSIKPEQETTFSGIGVLSKDGLKGFIKETAARGNQWMHDKTNRGEVTFKLESEESDFLTVDIDKLDVTVKPIIKSKDQVTFDIEINLNATLNGFKGKVVSHQIRENIIKQVKKEVMETYEEGLKIDTDIYRLSEYLYRKNVKVWKNLEKDGKIPLTKDSISKLSVHVIKINPGRKTFAETIKE; encoded by the coding sequence ATGAATAAACGTTCTTTATCCAATCTTTCGTTATTGGTTATGACCACACTTCTGTTATCTGGCTGCTGGGATGTTACTGAGCCACAAAGAATGTATTATATTAACGCTATTGGCGTCGATTTTAAAGATAATCAATATGAAGTCTATATGCAAATGCTTAATTTAGATGCTTTAGCAAAATCAGAACAGCCGAATCCAGATGTTGCACCTGCTGAGGTTGGAGTTGCAAAAGGAAGAACCATTGAAGAAGCTATTTATAATTTGTATCGTGCTTCTGATCAGCAAATATTTTGGGGACATATGAGATACCTTATTTTTTCAGAAAATGCATTAAAAAATGAAAGAAGTATTCCTGTTATGGATACCTTTATCCGTTTTAGAGAAACTCGATATCAAATTTGGGTCTATTGTACAAATGATCCTATCAAAGATATTCTTCTGATAACACCGATTTTAAAGGGAACTTTTACTTCCTCTAAATTAAGTAATCCTACTAACACTTTTGAACAAGAATCATTTATTTTACCCCAAAACTTAAGAGAAATAATGATTGCATTAAATGAGCCAAATCATGAGGTTAGCCTACCATACGTAACCGTCAAAAAAGATTGGGAAACATCCATCAAACCAGAACAAGAAACGACATTTTCAGGTATAGGTGTACTCTCAAAGGATGGATTAAAAGGATTTATCAAAGAAACTGCTGCTAGAGGCAATCAATGGATGCACGATAAGACTAACCGTGGCGAGGTGACCTTTAAATTAGAGAGTGAAGAGAGCGATTTCTTAACAGTAGATATTGATAAATTAGATGTTACTGTAAAGCCAATCATCAAAAGTAAAGATCAAGTGACATTTGATATTGAAATTAATCTAAATGCCACACTAAATGGTTTTAAAGGCAAAGTGGTCTCCCATCAAATTAGAGAGAACATCATTAAACAAGTAAAAAAAGAAGTAATGGAGACGTATGAGGAAGGTTTAAAAATAGACACTGATATTTATCGTTTATCTGAATATCTTTATCGTAAAAACGTTAAAGTGTGGAAAAATTTAGAAAAGGATGGGAAAATACCATTGACGAAAGATTCAATCAGTAAACTATCTGTCCATGTCATTAAAATTAATCCTGGCCGAAAAACATTTGCTGAAACTATAAAAGAGTAA
- a CDS encoding Ger(x)C family spore germination protein, with the protein MTKHPLILFLIIVNTFLLSGCWDVNEPQRMYYINAIGVDFKDNLYEVYVQFINFDDVAKSEQPNPKIVAAEIGYAKGRTVDEAIYKLYNSSDQKIFWGHMRYMVFSESALEDERSIPAIDTFIRYRDTRYQIWVYCTKEPLNEILLTTPLLEGSHAVSKLSNPINPTRNETFILPRDLRDIVIGLNEPSHEINLPYVTIKKDWSTTEEATENTFFSGIAILSKDGFKGSIEDVSARGFQWTHDETKRGELTIKLDNEEEYLTVSIDKLKIIVEPILKNEQQVSFEFHININATINGFKSKVTTDELRKKIKKEMVKEIRETFKEGLKLDADLYRLSEVLYRDNVKIWKKLEVNGKIPLTEDSISKINIHIKKMNPGRKTFAETIKE; encoded by the coding sequence ATGACTAAGCATCCTTTAATCCTTTTCTTAATCATAGTTAATACATTCTTGTTATCAGGTTGCTGGGATGTCAATGAACCTCAAAGGATGTATTATATTAATGCAATCGGTGTTGATTTTAAGGATAATTTGTATGAAGTGTATGTACAATTTATTAATTTTGATGATGTAGCAAAATCAGAACAGCCAAATCCTAAGATTGTAGCAGCAGAGATAGGTTATGCAAAAGGAAGAACCGTAGATGAGGCAATATACAAATTATATAATTCAAGTGACCAAAAGATTTTTTGGGGACATATGAGATATATGGTCTTCTCTGAGAGTGCTTTAGAGGATGAACGTAGTATTCCAGCGATTGATACATTTATTCGTTATAGAGATACACGGTATCAAATTTGGGTCTATTGTACAAAAGAGCCTTTGAATGAAATATTGCTTACAACGCCGCTATTAGAAGGTTCGCATGCTGTATCAAAATTAAGTAATCCTATAAATCCAACTAGAAATGAAACATTTATATTGCCGAGAGACCTGAGAGACATCGTAATTGGATTAAATGAACCAAGCCATGAGATTAATCTCCCTTATGTAACAATAAAAAAAGATTGGTCAACAACAGAAGAAGCCACAGAAAATACATTCTTTTCAGGTATTGCTATACTTTCAAAAGATGGCTTTAAGGGAAGCATAGAAGACGTTTCAGCAAGAGGATTTCAGTGGACTCATGATGAGACAAAACGAGGAGAACTTACCATTAAATTAGACAATGAAGAGGAATATTTAACTGTAAGTATCGATAAGCTTAAAATAATAGTGGAACCCATCTTAAAAAATGAACAACAGGTTTCATTCGAATTTCATATTAATATTAACGCTACAATCAATGGGTTTAAATCAAAAGTAACGACTGATGAATTAAGAAAAAAAATAAAAAAAGAAATGGTAAAAGAAATACGGGAAACGTTTAAAGAGGGTCTGAAATTAGACGCGGATTTATATCGTTTATCAGAAGTACTCTATAGAGATAACGTGAAAATATGGAAAAAATTAGAGGTGAACGGAAAAATCCCATTAACAGAGGATTCAATTAGTAAAATCAATATTCATATCAAAAAAATGAACCCAGGTAGAAAAACATTTGCTGAAACAATAAAAGAATAA
- a CDS encoding DUF423 domain-containing protein, with protein MEILLVLGAILAGFGVVLGAFGAHALKDKFSSPYYAAIWETAVQYHMYHSLGILGLGILSSDALLGASSMLSWAGYLMFAGIVFFSGSLYVLAVTGVKKLGAITPIGGLLFIVAWILVAIAALS; from the coding sequence ATGGAAATTTTACTTGTTTTAGGAGCCATTTTGGCTGGATTTGGTGTTGTCCTTGGTGCCTTTGGAGCACACGCTCTAAAGGATAAGTTTTCGTCTCCATACTATGCGGCAATTTGGGAAACTGCTGTGCAATATCATATGTATCACTCATTAGGTATATTGGGTCTTGGTATTTTATCGAGTGATGCTCTTTTAGGTGCTTCTAGTATGCTTTCTTGGGCAGGCTACTTAATGTTCGCTGGTATTGTGTTTTTCTCAGGCAGTTTATATGTATTAGCTGTAACAGGTGTTAAAAAGCTTGGTGCAATTACACCAATTGGTGGACTGCTATTTATCGTTGCTTGGATTCTTGTAGCTATCGCTGCGCTTTCATAA
- a CDS encoding DNA alkylation repair protein: MADTFEGKYTTDFFYQFTTILKMEYPAFESNKFMNLIYDDHWEEEKFKQRIRHISNALRMTLPMSYRDALSILIEIAPKCKGVEFLFFPDFVEVNGLDDWNDSMTALEVFTQFSSSEFAVRAFILKDYQRMMDQMLKWANHSNYHIRRLASEGCRPRLPWASTLETFKLNPSPILPILYQLKQDSSVYVQKSVANNLNDISKDHPELVKNLAREWHRKNSITDWILKHGCRGLLRKGDSEVLFLFGFEISPDVSVKDLSLEKDNLAIEQTLNFSFSVQTNASAPQKLRIEYAIDFVKANGSTSRKLFKVTERIFEKESRLYKRSHSFRDLTIRKHYPGKHKLAVIINGQELSAAEFYITNKSKKYTENNIFGGTIDE; encoded by the coding sequence ATGGCTGACACATTTGAGGGGAAATATACAACTGATTTCTTTTATCAATTTACAACCATTTTAAAAATGGAATACCCTGCTTTTGAATCTAATAAGTTTATGAATTTAATCTATGATGACCATTGGGAAGAGGAAAAATTCAAACAGCGTATTAGACATATCAGTAATGCTTTACGTATGACTTTGCCAATGTCCTATCGTGATGCATTATCAATTTTGATAGAAATTGCGCCAAAATGCAAAGGGGTGGAATTCTTATTTTTTCCTGACTTTGTGGAAGTAAATGGACTAGATGATTGGAATGATTCCATGACCGCATTGGAGGTATTTACTCAATTCTCCAGTTCAGAGTTTGCCGTTCGAGCCTTCATATTAAAAGATTATCAAAGGATGATGGATCAAATGTTGAAGTGGGCGAATCATTCCAATTATCATATCAGACGGTTAGCTAGCGAGGGGTGTCGACCTAGGTTGCCTTGGGCATCTACTTTGGAAACGTTCAAATTGAATCCTTCACCAATCTTACCAATATTGTACCAGCTCAAGCAGGATTCATCTGTTTATGTACAAAAAAGTGTAGCTAATAATCTGAATGATATTTCCAAAGATCATCCAGAACTAGTGAAAAATCTCGCACGTGAATGGCATAGAAAGAATTCAATCACGGATTGGATTCTTAAACATGGATGTCGTGGTTTACTGCGGAAAGGAGATTCTGAGGTGCTTTTCTTATTCGGTTTTGAAATCTCACCAGATGTATCTGTTAAAGATTTATCGCTAGAAAAGGATAATTTGGCGATTGAGCAGACTCTTAATTTTTCATTTTCAGTTCAGACAAATGCCTCAGCGCCCCAAAAGCTGCGAATCGAATATGCAATTGATTTTGTCAAAGCGAATGGATCAACTTCTCGAAAACTGTTCAAGGTTACAGAACGCATCTTTGAAAAAGAAAGTCGTCTATATAAACGGAGTCATTCGTTTAGAGATTTAACAATTCGTAAGCATTATCCAGGTAAACATAAGCTAGCAGTAATTATAAATGGGCAAGAGCTATCAGCAGCAGAATTTTATATCACCAATAAAAGTAAGAAGTATACAGAAAATAATATATTTGGAGGTACAATAGATGAATAA
- a CDS encoding YafY family transcriptional regulator yields the protein MHKAQRLIQLMMKVNERKKFTIQEMADECGVSRRTMIRDLMELSELGVPLYSEAGPSGGYRVLREKVLPPISFTEHEAIALFFACQSLHNYKALPFKNEVNTALDKFFHYLSSELKQKIESMQQRLIFWVPPHGLEVPFLKELLEAALEQRVVTIIYEAATSKTRSIQPIGIYTMNGLWYCQAYCFLAEDYRVFRVDRVKDFSLVADQSLKLNMKNEHIKAWIMPANEDNMLDLEVDLTPEGVRRCQSEVWLSQWMEIHDDGYGTICTKMNSSFTPWLVHFFLGLGMEANVKHPQIVREQIKNKLQELIKQYECELE from the coding sequence ATGCACAAAGCGCAAAGACTTATTCAGCTTATGATGAAGGTCAATGAGCGTAAGAAGTTTACTATTCAGGAGATGGCAGATGAATGCGGTGTTTCACGCCGAACGATGATTCGTGATTTAATGGAATTGAGTGAACTAGGAGTGCCGCTTTACTCTGAAGCTGGACCTAGCGGAGGTTATCGTGTTTTACGTGAGAAAGTGCTACCACCAATCAGCTTTACCGAACACGAGGCAATCGCTTTGTTTTTTGCTTGCCAATCGTTACATAATTACAAAGCTCTCCCCTTCAAAAACGAAGTGAATACGGCCTTAGATAAATTTTTCCATTATTTATCAAGTGAGCTAAAGCAAAAGATTGAAAGTATGCAGCAACGGCTTATATTTTGGGTGCCTCCACATGGGTTAGAAGTGCCATTCTTAAAAGAACTACTTGAAGCTGCACTCGAACAGCGTGTCGTCACAATCATATATGAAGCAGCTACTAGTAAAACTAGAAGCATTCAACCTATTGGAATTTATACGATGAATGGGTTATGGTACTGTCAGGCCTATTGTTTCTTAGCAGAGGATTATCGAGTATTTCGTGTAGATAGAGTAAAGGATTTTTCCCTAGTTGCAGACCAAAGTTTAAAATTGAATATGAAGAATGAACACATAAAGGCATGGATTATGCCAGCAAATGAGGATAATATGTTAGACCTTGAGGTAGATTTAACACCAGAAGGAGTAAGACGGTGTCAATCAGAAGTATGGTTATCCCAGTGGATGGAGATACATGATGATGGATATGGTACGATTTGTACAAAAATGAACTCTTCATTTACACCATGGTTGGTACATTTTTTCTTGGGCTTAGGCATGGAGGCCAATGTAAAACATCCTCAGATAGTACGTGAACAGATAAAAAATAAGTTACAGGAACTAATCAAACAATACGAATGTGAATTAGAATAA
- a CDS encoding 3-hydroxyisobutyrate dehydrogenase has translation MNNVTVIGLGSMGATLARILRKKGYQVTIWNRSIAKAEPLIKDGAILAASVAAAISASEVSIICVSDYNASFTILDTKEVKQALSGRVLIQLSTGSPQQARDNESWAQEYNVEYLDGAIAASPLQMGNSEATIFTSGSLKAYQQSEHILKCLAGNVPYLGEQVSAASSTDLAFLSYLFGSYLGFFHAACILESDGLRIDDFGSMIAHVSPVIGEVIKFESEVIQTETYDNPQSSINMCMTTVDLFMEQAQDAKINNEFPMFAQGLFKRALDAGYGNEELGALIKVLR, from the coding sequence ATGAATAATGTAACAGTAATTGGCTTGGGATCAATGGGAGCAACATTAGCACGGATCCTGCGTAAAAAGGGCTATCAAGTAACAATATGGAATCGTTCAATAGCAAAAGCAGAACCTTTAATAAAAGATGGAGCTATCCTTGCTGCTAGTGTAGCTGCTGCTATAAGTGCAAGTGAGGTGTCAATTATCTGTGTGTCAGATTATAATGCTTCATTTACTATTTTGGATACAAAAGAAGTCAAACAAGCTCTCTCAGGCCGTGTACTTATCCAATTGAGTACAGGTAGTCCCCAGCAAGCTCGTGACAATGAATCATGGGCACAAGAGTATAATGTGGAATATCTCGATGGAGCAATAGCGGCTTCACCACTCCAAATGGGTAATTCAGAGGCTACAATTTTCACATCAGGTTCCTTAAAAGCCTATCAACAGAGTGAGCATATTTTAAAATGTTTAGCTGGAAATGTACCTTATCTTGGAGAGCAAGTTAGTGCTGCATCTTCTACAGATTTAGCCTTTCTTTCATATCTGTTTGGTTCCTATTTAGGTTTTTTCCACGCAGCGTGTATCCTTGAATCAGATGGACTACGTATAGATGATTTCGGTTCTATGATTGCCCATGTTTCACCAGTGATTGGTGAGGTTATTAAGTTTGAAAGTGAAGTAATTCAAACAGAAACCTACGATAACCCACAGAGTTCTATAAATATGTGTATGACGACAGTTGATCTTTTTATGGAACAAGCACAAGACGCAAAAATAAACAATGAATTTCCGATGTTTGCCCAAGGTCTTTTCAAGAGAGCTTTGGATGCGGGCTATGGAAATGAAGAGCTCGGTGCTTTGATAAAAGTATTGAGATAG
- a CDS encoding MarR family transcriptional regulator has product MHLEDNNIIADIRKFNRFYTKLLNLLDSHVLNTDYSFTEARIILEIGFMEQCIANNLVEKLDIDRSYMSRIIAKLGRDGIIRKKASTADSRTSLISLTSKGIDLFVQLNKKSDEQIVELFDGLSQKEIKEIHASMMLIQQKLGKLGDYE; this is encoded by the coding sequence ATGCACTTAGAAGATAATAATATCATCGCAGATATTCGGAAATTTAATCGCTTTTATACAAAGCTGTTAAACTTATTAGATAGTCATGTACTAAATACCGATTATTCATTTACTGAGGCAAGGATTATTTTAGAAATTGGATTTATGGAACAGTGTATTGCAAATAATTTAGTTGAGAAGCTTGATATTGATCGAAGTTATATGAGTAGAATTATTGCCAAGTTAGGTAGAGATGGTATCATTCGTAAAAAGGCTTCAACAGCGGATAGCAGAACAAGCCTTATTAGTTTAACGTCTAAGGGGATTGATTTATTTGTGCAGCTAAATAAAAAATCTGATGAGCAAATTGTGGAATTGTTTGATGGTCTTTCACAGAAGGAAATTAAAGAAATTCATGCTTCTATGATGTTGATCCAGCAAAAATTAGGGAAATTGGGGGATTATGAATGA
- a CDS encoding DNA-binding transcriptional regulator, which produces MSKAQRLLDILVFASAKKTFTAQEIADEFNISIRTVHRYMLDLSDMGLPIYTEQGRNGGYTVLSSRLIPPILFTEEEAVSIFFAFQAFNYYRDLPFETEIHSVSRKLYSSLQKDAQQKVDKLQSYVAFWSPKRSIETPLLKDILEAAIDNKHLRFQYASKTGTTIKYVHPLGVYAQDGLWYMPAFDLTKEKILLFRVDRIHAIFECENNSKEFLNLQQWFNSTYEIKHPIRLCVQLTSEGVRQCKSVPSFEELVVIKEDGSGYIDSLIDKGELHFISSIFYRLGVHAKILEPEALIENLRQQAIDILTMYPQM; this is translated from the coding sequence ATGTCTAAAGCCCAACGATTATTAGATATTCTTGTGTTTGCCAGCGCTAAAAAGACTTTTACTGCACAGGAAATTGCTGATGAATTTAATATTTCCATTCGAACAGTTCACCGCTATATGCTTGATTTAAGCGATATGGGCTTACCTATTTATACGGAACAAGGAAGAAATGGCGGCTATACAGTGCTATCGAGCAGGCTGATTCCTCCTATTTTATTTACAGAAGAAGAAGCGGTTTCTATTTTCTTTGCGTTTCAAGCCTTCAACTATTATCGAGATTTACCCTTCGAGACAGAGATTCACTCCGTTTCGCGCAAATTATACAGCTCTCTGCAAAAAGATGCACAGCAAAAGGTGGATAAGCTTCAGTCCTATGTCGCCTTTTGGAGCCCTAAAAGATCCATTGAGACACCTTTATTAAAAGATATTTTAGAAGCAGCCATTGACAATAAGCATTTACGGTTTCAATATGCATCAAAAACAGGCACCACCATAAAATATGTTCATCCACTTGGTGTCTATGCACAAGATGGACTATGGTATATGCCTGCCTTTGATTTAACAAAGGAAAAAATTCTTCTGTTTCGAGTAGACCGTATACACGCCATTTTCGAATGTGAAAACAATAGCAAGGAATTTTTAAATTTGCAGCAATGGTTCAATAGCACTTATGAAATTAAGCACCCCATTCGGCTATGTGTACAATTAACCAGTGAAGGTGTCCGACAATGTAAAAGTGTACCTAGCTTTGAAGAGTTGGTTGTTATAAAAGAAGATGGCTCAGGCTATATTGATTCTCTAATCGACAAAGGAGAGCTTCATTTTATTAGCTCCATCTTCTATCGGCTTGGTGTACATGCAAAAATTTTAGAGCCGGAAGCATTAATCGAAAACTTACGGCAGCAAGCAATTGATATTTTAACCATGTATCCACAAATGTAA